In Panicum virgatum strain AP13 chromosome 4N, P.virgatum_v5, whole genome shotgun sequence, a single window of DNA contains:
- the LOC120670675 gene encoding gibberellin-regulated protein 5-like, with translation MAAKTVSFLVLALLLLAVATFPVEVAAGGGGNGKGKGNGYGNGNGNGNGNGGGNLKPWECSPKCGTRCSNTQYKKACLTFCNKCCAKCLCVPPGFYGNKGACPCYNNWKTKEGGPKCP, from the exons ATGGCTGCCAAGACCGTCTCCTTCCTGGTGCTCGCGCTCCTGCTCCTCGCCGTCGCGACGTTCCCCGTG gaggtggcggccggcggcggcggcaacggcaaAGGCAAAGGGAACGGCTACGGcaacgggaacgggaacgggaacgggaacggcGGCGGCAACCTGAAGCCGTGGGAGTGCTCGCCCAAGTGCGGGACGCGGTGCTCCAACACGCAGTACAAGAAGGCCTGCCTCACCTTCTGCAACAAGTGCTGCGCCAAGTGCCTCTGCGTGCCCCCCGGGTTCTACGGCAACAAGGGCGCCTGCCCCTGCTACAACAACTGGAAGACCAAGGAGGGAGGGCCCAAGTGCCCCTAG
- the LOC120670627 gene encoding protein WHAT'S THIS FACTOR 1 homolog, chloroplastic-like has translation MARWSSPKDPALEAALRRNRRWVVNNQIKRLLLRFPSRTAPVRFLQSRFKTLDLMGRAANWLGKYPSCFEVFSADAEGGSGEQEPYFGFTKRMAALVDAEAAAVAASEPAMADRLARVLMLARGHRLQVSKLAALRGPLGLPDDYLLRLLPAHTGLFRLANPYPHRRNAAELELIRWAPSLAVSAVEAAAAANDSAPRFACSLPASWAKSHAMMEEFNSTPYISPYSEEWAVPGTDAEAEKRAVAVVHELLSLTLWRKMSILKLEHFKREFGLPEDTARMLLWHPCLFYVSNRYKIHMVVLREGYEGSELKEKDPVVVAKDRLGELMQEGLHEYNQRRRAENVEKKRRRGEIEVKKEKEKVEDEEAARLESAEKREERRRFYKVLFDDGNR, from the coding sequence ATGGCGCGGTGGTCGTCCCCCAAGGACCCCGCCCTGGAGGCCGCGCTCCGGCGCAACCGCCGCTGGGTCGTGAACAACCAGATcaagcgcctcctcctccgcttccCGTCCCGCACGGCGCCCGTGCGCTTCCTCCAGTCCCGCTTCAAAACGCTCGACCTCATGGGCCGCGCCGCCAACTGGCTCGGCAAGTATCCCTCCTGCTTCGAGGTCTTCTCCGCCGACGCCGAGGGGGGCAGCGGCGAGCAGGAGCCTTACTTCGGCTTCACCAAGCGGATGGCGGCGCTCGTcgacgccgaggcggcggcggtcgcggcctccgagccggccatggcggaccgCCTCGCGCGGGTGCTCATGCTCGCCCGTGGCCACCGCCTCCAGGTCTCTAAGCTGGCCGCGCTGCGGGGCCCGCTCGGCCTCCCGGACGACtatctcctccgcctcctccccgcccACACCGGCCTTTTCCGCCTCGCCAACCCGTACCCTCACCGCCGGAACGCAGCCGAGCTGGAGCTTATCCGGTGGGCGCCCTCGCTCGCGGTCTCCGCCGTtgaggccgccgcggccgcgaacGACTCCGCCCCGCGGTTCGCCTGCTCGCTGCCCGCCTCCTGGGCCAAGTCGCACGCCATGATGGAGGAGTTTAACTCCACGCCTTACATCTCGCCCTACTCGGAGGAATGGGCGGTGCCGGGCACGGACGCCGAGGCCGAGAAGCGAGCGGTGGCCGTGGTGCACGAGCTCCTCTCACTCACGCTTTGGAGAAAGATGTCAATTCTGAAGCTGGAGCATTTCAAGAGGGAGTTTGGGCTGCCGGAGGACACGGCGAGGATGCTGCTCTggcacccttgcctcttctatGTGTCGAATAGATACAAGATTCACATGGTGGTGCTGCGTGAGGGGTACGAGGGGTCGGAGCTGAAGGAGAAGGATCCTGTGGTGGTGGCCAAGGATCGGCTTGGGGAGCTTATGCAGGAGGGGCTGCATGAGTACAATCAACGAAGGCGCGCAGAGAAtgtggagaagaagaggaggagaggggagatcgaggttaagaaagagaaagaaaaggtgGAAGATGAGGAAGCGGCGCGGCTAGAAAGTGCAGAGAAGAGGGAGGAAAGGAGACGGTTTTACAAAGTGTTGTTCGATGATGGCAATCGGTGA
- the LOC120668475 gene encoding basic blue protein-like, translating to MAGRGRGSASSVAAAVLCAASAVLLVVASAPGADAAGATYLVGDAAGWTRNVDYGQWLAGKTFHAGDMLVFKYNTTYHDVAWVSKGGYRRCVVSPKGRAPVYRTGYDAVRLPAGTHYFICGAPGHCQAGMKLAVKVY from the exons ATGGCGGGGCGGGGAAGAGGCAGCGCAAgcagcgtcgccgccgcggtcctgtgcgcggcgtcggcggtgcTCCTGGTGGTGGCGTCCGCCCCGGGGGCGGACGCGGCGGGGGCGACGTACCTGGTGGGCGACGCCGCCGGGTGGACGCGCAACGTCGACTACGGccagtggctcgccggcaagaccTTCCACGCCGGCGACATGCTCG TGTTCAAGTACAACACGACGTACCACGACGTGGCGTGGGTGAGCAAGGGCGGGTACCGGAGGTGCGTCGTGTCGCCCAAGGGCCGCGCCCCGGTGTACCGCACCGGTTACGACGCCGTCCGGCTCCCCGCCGGCACGCACTACTTCATCTGCGGCGCGCCGGGGCACTGCCAGGCCGGCATGAAGCTCGCCGTCAAGGTCTACTGA